The following are from one region of the Lacinutrix sp. Bg11-31 genome:
- a CDS encoding DUF58 domain-containing protein: protein MAYIFPGLLNIIKMLFFVFCGLVIVDFIILFKQKGINATRLLPNKLSNGDDNEIAITIENNYNFKTHIKLIDELPFQYQKRDFNIDTSVEKLESKKIKYTLRPLERGEYHFGNLNIYTNSPIGLVSRRFKFGKDEMVPNYPSFLQLRKYMLMAFTNKLSEYGLKKIRRIGHTMEFEQIKDYVPGDDIRNINWKATAKRNQLMVNQFQDEKSQPVYSVIDKGRVMQMPFEGLSLLDYAINATLVISNIVLMKQDKAGMFSFSRNVSNRVVAQRRPSQMNTILETLYNLDTDYAESDFLRLYIDVKRTINQRSLLLLYTNFETLDALHRQLGYLQALAKNHLLVVIFFKNTELDKITTKKSKNTFEIFEKTIAEKFIYEKKLIVNELQKHGIYSILTTPQNLTVDTINKYLEIKARGLL, encoded by the coding sequence ATGGCATATATTTTTCCTGGATTATTAAATATCATAAAAATGCTATTTTTTGTTTTTTGCGGATTAGTAATAGTAGATTTTATTATTCTTTTTAAACAAAAAGGAATTAATGCTACACGTCTACTACCTAATAAACTAAGTAATGGCGACGATAACGAGATTGCAATTACTATAGAAAATAATTATAATTTTAAAACTCATATTAAATTAATCGATGAGCTTCCGTTTCAATATCAAAAACGAGATTTTAATATTGATACTTCTGTAGAAAAACTTGAAAGCAAGAAAATAAAATACACGTTACGCCCACTAGAGCGTGGCGAATATCATTTTGGAAACCTTAACATCTATACCAATTCGCCTATAGGTTTAGTATCTAGACGTTTTAAATTTGGTAAAGATGAAATGGTGCCTAACTATCCTTCATTTTTACAATTAAGAAAGTATATGCTAATGGCATTTACTAATAAGCTTTCGGAATATGGTCTTAAAAAAATTAGACGTATTGGCCACACCATGGAGTTCGAGCAAATTAAAGATTATGTTCCTGGTGATGATATTAGAAATATTAATTGGAAAGCTACTGCAAAACGTAACCAGTTAATGGTTAACCAATTTCAAGACGAAAAATCCCAACCAGTATATTCTGTTATCGATAAAGGGCGTGTAATGCAAATGCCATTTGAAGGTTTAAGCCTTTTAGATTATGCTATAAATGCAACACTAGTAATTAGTAACATTGTATTAATGAAGCAGGATAAAGCTGGTATGTTTTCATTTTCAAGAAACGTTAGCAATAGAGTTGTTGCACAGCGCAGACCTTCTCAAATGAATACCATTTTAGAAACGTTGTATAATTTAGATACAGATTACGCAGAGTCGGATTTCTTAAGACTTTATATAGACGTTAAAAGAACTATTAACCAAAGAAGTTTACTTTTACTGTATACCAATTTTGAAACGCTTGATGCACTTCATAGGCAATTAGGCTATTTACAAGCTTTAGCTAAAAACCATTTATTAGTCGTTATCTTCTTTAAAAACACAGAACTAGATAAAATTACGACTAAAAAATCTAAAAATACTTTCGAAATTTTTGAAAAAACAATTGCAGAGAAATTCATTTACGAAAAAAAACTTATTGTAAACGAACTTCAAAAACATGGTATTTATTCTATTTTAACTACACCTCAAAATTTAACCGTAGATACCATTAACAAATACTTAGAAATTAAAGCCAGAGGATTATTATAA
- a CDS encoding MoxR family ATPase, whose protein sequence is MEDQNNLENQNLDATNNTNNEAEANNILEANTSEQFSSRIDLEPLQKAVESVKHEIGKVIVGQSNMVELLIISILANGHSLIEGVPGVAKTVTAKLLAKTLDVDFSRIQFTQDLMPSDILGTSIFNVKSQDFEYKKGPIFSNIILIDEINRAPAKTQAALFEVMAERQVTIDGNRYIMEKPFLVFATQNPIEQEGTYRLPEAQLDRFLFKIEVDYPSLEEEIEILVGNHKSKDIIDFDNITKVLNAEEIAKYQDIVKSILIEDHLIKYIASIVNNTRNNANLYLGASPRASISIMNAAKANAAINGRDFVTPDDIKRCTKAVLKHRLVLTPEREMEGFTNAKVIDQILETIEIPR, encoded by the coding sequence ATGGAAGATCAAAACAACCTAGAGAACCAAAATCTAGACGCTACAAATAACACGAATAACGAAGCTGAAGCTAACAACATTTTAGAAGCAAACACTAGCGAACAATTTAGTAGTCGAATAGATTTAGAACCATTACAAAAAGCTGTAGAAAGTGTAAAGCATGAGATTGGTAAAGTTATCGTTGGACAAAGTAACATGGTCGAATTGCTTATTATCTCTATTCTTGCCAATGGACATTCGCTTATAGAAGGTGTTCCTGGTGTTGCAAAAACAGTAACTGCAAAATTGCTAGCAAAAACCTTAGATGTAGATTTTAGTAGAATACAGTTTACACAAGATTTAATGCCAAGTGATATTCTTGGAACTTCAATTTTTAATGTAAAATCTCAAGATTTCGAATATAAAAAAGGACCTATTTTTTCTAATATTATTTTAATAGATGAAATAAATCGTGCGCCTGCAAAAACACAAGCTGCATTATTTGAAGTTATGGCAGAACGCCAAGTAACTATAGATGGTAATCGCTACATAATGGAAAAACCTTTTTTAGTTTTTGCTACACAAAACCCAATAGAGCAAGAAGGAACGTATAGACTTCCAGAAGCACAATTGGACCGTTTCTTATTTAAAATTGAAGTCGATTATCCGTCTTTAGAAGAAGAAATAGAGATCCTTGTTGGTAATCATAAAAGTAAAGATATTATCGATTTTGATAATATTACAAAGGTTTTAAATGCTGAAGAAATTGCAAAATACCAAGACATTGTTAAATCAATTCTTATTGAAGATCATTTAATAAAATACATTGCCTCTATAGTAAATAACACAAGAAATAATGCAAATCTTTATTTAGGAGCTTCACCAAGAGCCTCGATATCTATTATGAATGCTGCCAAAGCAAATGCAGCTATTAATGGTCGTGATTTTGTTACACCAGACGATATTAAACGCTGTACAAAAGCAGTATTAAAACACCGTTTAGTACTAACACCAGAACGCGAAATGGAAGGCTTTACAAATGCTAAAGTAATAGACCAGATTTTAGAAACTATAGAAATTCCGAGATAG